Proteins encoded together in one Chitinophaga sp. LS1 window:
- a CDS encoding DUF4185 domain-containing protein, with protein MKRLLFTLSGLVMLVNLQAQYKVEEAPEWSALFIRNNGWFGGDGIYSIPFNGVENRRSDSLLFIFSDSMIGTIENDSLQPGSRMIHNSVAIWNGHEMQFSWPENEQHEAISVFEPGTPLTEKNDYYWLGDGFVNQEQDNTLYIFGYRIRNVSQEAFGFREVGNTLIKISKGTTPPFTKYGQMDTPFFFTDKSGQIGSYGAGIYVNTKKAGAPAPDGYVYIYGVHGMEKGMVVARVKPAEFDHFDQWRFYNGKTWVKEMNKAVDVTNKVSNELSVSPLPDGKYALIFQDGGLSTTIGMRVGTTPIGPFGPVIKLWDCSKDAEEKTYVMYNAKAHPGISAPGELLISYNVNSVEFFNDLQKHPHLYRPRFLRLKLTH; from the coding sequence ATGAAGAGATTGCTTTTTACACTCTCAGGTCTGGTAATGCTTGTAAACTTACAGGCGCAATATAAGGTAGAAGAGGCGCCGGAGTGGTCTGCCCTTTTCATCAGGAATAACGGCTGGTTTGGCGGAGATGGTATATATTCCATTCCGTTTAACGGGGTGGAAAACCGTCGGTCAGACAGCCTGCTTTTTATCTTCAGTGATTCCATGATTGGTACGATAGAAAATGATTCATTACAACCCGGCTCCCGCATGATTCACAATAGTGTGGCCATCTGGAACGGGCACGAGATGCAATTCTCCTGGCCGGAAAATGAGCAACACGAAGCCATCTCCGTATTTGAACCAGGCACCCCGCTTACAGAGAAAAATGATTACTATTGGCTGGGCGATGGCTTTGTAAACCAGGAACAGGATAATACCCTTTATATATTTGGTTATCGCATCCGCAATGTATCACAGGAAGCCTTTGGTTTCAGGGAAGTCGGTAATACCCTGATTAAGATCTCCAAAGGCACAACGCCTCCGTTTACAAAGTACGGGCAGATGGATACGCCTTTCTTTTTTACAGATAAATCCGGGCAGATCGGCTCTTATGGCGCAGGTATCTATGTCAATACAAAGAAGGCCGGAGCGCCTGCCCCTGATGGTTATGTATACATCTACGGTGTGCATGGTATGGAAAAGGGCATGGTCGTAGCGAGAGTAAAGCCTGCTGAATTCGATCATTTTGATCAATGGCGTTTTTATAATGGCAAGACATGGGTGAAGGAAATGAATAAGGCCGTTGATGTAACAAATAAAGTATCCAATGAACTCAGTGTATCGCCATTGCCAGATGGTAAATACGCACTTATCTTCCAGGATGGGGGCTTAAGTACTACCATCGGTATGCGGGTAGGTACTACGCCTATAGGGCCTTTTGGCCCAGTAATCAAATTATGGGATTGCAGTAAGGATGCGGAAGAAAAAACCTATGTCATGTACAATGCCAAGGCGCATCCTGGCATCTCTGCACCGGGCGAACTATTGATCAGTTATAATGTGAATTCAGTAGAATTCTTTAACGACCTGCAAAAACATCCACATTTATATCGTCCACGGTTTCTCAGACTTAAACTAACTCATTGA
- a CDS encoding prolipoprotein diacylglyceryl transferase, with product MFPTIGDLISYLFHITVKVNLQTFGTCMALAFAGAYVVFVAEFKRKENDGTIRGILVRPASKPVEVIVNAGIGFLIGYKVVAIVLALLQRQDPVSLLFSLRGNWIAGCLLALVWGIWAYYSYKIAASQFIHPYQLMPYIVFMVAVFGFIGAKLFDAVEHFQELLYNPVTVLFSRSGFTYYGGLIFGALTYLYIGYRHKIKLIYMADIGSPGMMLAYGIGRIGCQLSGDGDWGIVNRHVKPDWIPQWAWAYTYPHNAIDAGVFKNGYYELPLGVYPTPLYEAVLCILLFMGMWMVRKRLRVPGAMFFIYLLLNGIERYYIEVIRITPKYTLFQLSQAQIIALLFMAGGVAGFVWLTGRYYFSPTKQIP from the coding sequence ATGTTTCCTACTATTGGAGATTTGATCAGCTATCTATTCCACATTACGGTGAAGGTCAACCTTCAGACATTTGGTACATGTATGGCCCTGGCATTTGCCGGGGCCTATGTGGTGTTTGTAGCGGAGTTTAAGCGGAAAGAAAATGACGGCACAATAAGAGGTATACTGGTCAGGCCCGCCAGTAAGCCGGTGGAGGTGATAGTGAATGCGGGCATAGGGTTTCTGATTGGGTATAAGGTGGTGGCGATTGTATTGGCATTACTTCAGCGGCAGGATCCTGTATCATTACTTTTCTCTTTGAGGGGCAACTGGATAGCAGGCTGTTTGCTGGCGCTCGTATGGGGCATATGGGCCTATTATAGTTATAAAATAGCAGCCTCCCAATTCATACACCCTTACCAGCTCATGCCATACATCGTATTCATGGTGGCGGTATTTGGGTTTATAGGCGCCAAGCTCTTTGATGCCGTAGAGCATTTTCAGGAGCTTTTGTATAATCCGGTTACTGTGTTGTTTTCACGAAGTGGCTTTACTTACTATGGTGGCCTCATATTTGGCGCATTGACCTATCTCTACATTGGCTACCGGCATAAGATCAAACTGATTTATATGGCAGATATCGGCTCTCCGGGAATGATGCTGGCATATGGGATCGGGCGAATAGGTTGTCAGTTGTCAGGTGACGGAGATTGGGGAATTGTGAACAGACATGTAAAACCAGACTGGATACCACAATGGGCATGGGCCTATACTTACCCACACAATGCAATTGATGCAGGGGTATTTAAAAATGGCTATTATGAATTGCCTCTCGGTGTATACCCAACACCTTTGTATGAAGCGGTATTATGCATCCTGTTATTCATGGGTATGTGGATGGTCAGGAAAAGATTGCGGGTACCGGGGGCAATGTTTTTTATATATTTATTATTGAACGGAATCGAGCGCTATTATATTGAAGTAATACGTATTACCCCGAAATATACCTTATTCCAGCTGAGTCAGGCGCAAATAATTGCACTACTTTTTATGGCAGGAGGGGTCGCAGGATTTGTTTGGTTAACGGGTAGATATTATTTTTCACCTACAAAACAAATTCCATAG
- a CDS encoding SusC/RagA family TonB-linked outer membrane protein, whose protein sequence is MRKIILLICIIYLLPGVLLAQHRVITGAVRDIQGPLPGVTVAEKGVPTNGMITDAAGKFKLTLKGSSNILVFRYLGYVTRELNVVGRNDGIDVTLASDNQALDEVVVVGYGKTTRITNTGSVNTINAAEIRNVPTANVQNALSGRLPGFFSQQSSGQPGKDASDFYIRGVSSLNPAGNKPLIIVDDVEYTYDQLQQINVNEIASISVLKDASTTAIYGIKGANGVLVVTTRRGKLGKPQINVRVEGGTQTPTKIPKFLDAYESARLINQADANDGLTAEFTQADLDAYKNHTDPYGHPDVNWYDAIFKQFSFQQNTNLDISGGNETVKYFISGGAMNQNGLVRTFPDPRGTVNTNYNFKRYNFRSNLDLRANKTLTMRLDVTTRFSTTNSPNLSANSALSEVFDFSKLTPFTAPFLNPDGSYAYAYSRFNTGHLPTLNARLATGGYQNAKRTDYNIVFNATQQLNKITDGLSISARIAYSSQEQYTRGTGNFGSIPSYHYDPTDKSYTLNPAGTYVFSNIYYSGNTNIYTNNVNLQFFSNYDRTFNQKHHVTGLLLLNQQSQTYDAYDNLDAASVGVPAKFQGVSGSANYEYDGKYLVDLKAAYNGTDRFAASHRFGLFPAIGLGYNLSGEKFFKEAFPVFGLFKIRGSYGIVGSDVAPNNRYIYAQNYIQNGNTYPFGESPSNYTMFYEGNLANSNVVWEKQKETNLAIDINMLKNNKLSATIEVFRNIRYDQLIVPNNVPDIIGVGLPAVNIGRTQNQGFDGQIGYHSSIGNVQWGANFVFSYAKNKILYQSEASPAYPWLSHTGKPLNQPFGYHSLGYYTQDDIDNVNTYMASNGGSNAGNKTVAVPDNGLPLHAGDLKYQDLNGDGFINVFDQRAIGHPNLPNTNLGMNLQASYKGFSLSVLLQGSFNYSFIITGTGIEPFIGQFQPVHMEAWTPETAGSAKYPRLTTNKSSVNSPTYYPSDYWLVNAHYIRLKTVDLGYQFPTKMLPFHLNSARVYMSAYNLFTWDNYRKYQQDPEISTNTAGDAYINQRVVNLGVQLSL, encoded by the coding sequence ATGCGGAAAATAATACTGCTGATTTGTATAATATATTTACTCCCCGGCGTGCTACTGGCGCAGCACCGGGTGATTACCGGCGCTGTGCGAGATATTCAGGGGCCACTGCCTGGTGTAACGGTTGCTGAAAAAGGGGTACCAACAAATGGGATGATCACTGATGCGGCGGGTAAATTCAAACTGACTTTAAAAGGATCTTCCAATATTCTCGTGTTCCGTTATCTCGGTTATGTGACAAGAGAACTGAATGTGGTAGGCAGGAATGATGGGATAGATGTCACATTGGCTTCAGATAACCAGGCATTGGATGAGGTAGTGGTAGTTGGTTATGGTAAGACCACCCGTATCACCAATACAGGCTCTGTCAACACCATCAATGCTGCTGAAATCAGGAACGTGCCTACTGCTAATGTGCAGAATGCACTGTCTGGCAGATTACCGGGTTTCTTCTCTCAACAATCATCCGGTCAGCCGGGTAAAGATGCGTCTGACTTTTATATCCGTGGTGTGAGCTCACTGAATCCTGCTGGTAATAAACCTTTGATCATCGTGGATGATGTGGAATATACCTATGATCAGTTGCAACAGATCAACGTAAATGAAATTGCATCTATCTCCGTATTGAAAGATGCAAGTACCACCGCCATCTATGGTATCAAAGGCGCAAATGGAGTACTGGTTGTCACTACCCGTCGTGGTAAACTGGGTAAACCACAGATCAATGTACGTGTGGAAGGTGGTACACAAACACCGACAAAGATCCCTAAGTTCCTGGATGCATATGAGTCCGCACGCCTCATCAATCAGGCAGATGCGAATGATGGGCTGACGGCAGAGTTCACACAGGCAGACCTGGATGCATATAAAAACCATACCGATCCTTATGGACATCCGGATGTAAACTGGTATGATGCGATCTTCAAACAATTCAGTTTTCAGCAGAATACGAATCTGGATATCTCAGGTGGTAATGAAACAGTGAAGTACTTTATCTCAGGTGGCGCGATGAACCAGAATGGACTGGTACGTACCTTCCCTGATCCACGTGGTACAGTAAATACCAATTACAATTTCAAAAGATACAATTTCAGGTCTAACCTGGATCTGAGAGCAAATAAGACATTGACGATGCGACTGGATGTGACGACCCGTTTTTCAACAACGAATTCACCGAACCTGTCAGCAAACAGTGCATTGTCTGAAGTATTTGACTTTAGTAAATTAACGCCGTTTACAGCACCCTTCCTGAATCCTGATGGCTCTTATGCATATGCGTATTCCCGTTTTAATACAGGACATTTACCAACCTTAAATGCACGACTGGCCACAGGTGGTTATCAGAATGCAAAGAGAACGGATTACAATATCGTATTCAATGCTACCCAGCAACTGAATAAAATTACCGATGGTCTATCCATCAGTGCACGTATCGCCTATTCCAGCCAGGAGCAGTATACAAGAGGGACGGGTAACTTTGGTTCTATTCCTTCTTATCATTACGATCCTACTGATAAGTCTTATACCCTGAATCCTGCAGGTACGTATGTATTCTCCAATATCTATTATTCAGGGAATACCAATATCTATACAAATAATGTGAACCTGCAATTCTTTTCCAACTATGACCGCACTTTCAATCAAAAGCATCACGTGACAGGTTTGTTATTATTAAACCAGCAATCACAAACCTATGATGCCTATGATAACCTGGATGCAGCGTCAGTAGGTGTGCCTGCAAAGTTTCAGGGAGTTTCCGGTTCTGCCAACTATGAATATGATGGCAAGTACCTGGTGGATCTGAAAGCAGCTTACAATGGTACCGATAGGTTTGCCGCAAGTCATCGCTTTGGTTTATTCCCGGCGATTGGTCTGGGCTATAACCTGTCAGGCGAAAAGTTCTTCAAAGAAGCATTCCCTGTATTTGGTCTCTTCAAGATCCGTGGTTCCTATGGTATCGTAGGCTCTGATGTAGCGCCCAATAACCGTTATATCTATGCACAGAACTATATCCAGAATGGCAATACATATCCGTTCGGTGAATCTCCTTCCAACTATACCATGTTCTACGAAGGGAATCTCGCAAACAGCAATGTAGTTTGGGAGAAGCAAAAAGAAACCAATCTGGCGATTGATATCAATATGCTGAAGAATAACAAATTGTCTGCTACCATCGAGGTGTTCAGGAATATCCGTTATGATCAGCTGATCGTGCCGAACAATGTACCTGATATCATTGGTGTGGGATTGCCTGCAGTGAACATCGGTCGTACACAGAATCAGGGCTTTGACGGTCAGATTGGGTATCATAGCAGTATTGGCAATGTACAGTGGGGGGCGAATTTCGTCTTCTCTTATGCAAAGAATAAGATCCTGTATCAGAGTGAAGCATCACCTGCTTATCCATGGTTATCACATACAGGAAAACCATTGAATCAGCCATTCGGTTATCACTCATTGGGGTACTATACACAGGATGATATTGATAATGTAAATACCTACATGGCATCCAATGGTGGCAGCAATGCGGGAAACAAGACAGTAGCGGTACCAGACAATGGTTTGCCATTGCATGCAGGTGATTTGAAATACCAGGATCTGAACGGAGATGGTTTTATCAATGTATTTGACCAGCGTGCCATCGGGCATCCAAACCTGCCTAATACGAATCTGGGTATGAACCTGCAGGCGAGTTACAAAGGTTTTAGTCTGAGTGTATTGCTGCAGGGGTCTTTCAACTACAGCTTTATCATTACAGGCACAGGTATAGAACCTTTCATTGGTCAGTTCCAGCCGGTACATATGGAAGCATGGACACCTGAGACTGCTGGCAGTGCAAAGTATCCAAGACTGACTACGAACAAATCATCTGTAAATAGTCCTACCTATTATCCATCTGATTACTGGTTAGTGAATGCACATTATATCCGTCTGAAGACAGTGGATCTGGGGTATCAGTTTCCAACGAAGATGCTGCCTTTTCACCTGAACAGTGCAAGGGTGTATATGAGTGCTTACAACCTGTTTACCTGGGATAACTACCGTAAATATCAGCAGGATCCTGAGATCAGTACGAATACTGCGGGTGATGCGTATATTAACCAGCGGGTGGTTAACTTAGGAGTACAATTAAGTCTTTAA